From the Musa acuminata AAA Group cultivar baxijiao chromosome BXJ3-1, Cavendish_Baxijiao_AAA, whole genome shotgun sequence genome, the window CATAAAATGTCAAAGTTGTCAGATCCCGTTAAGACCATCACCTAGGGATCCAAGTGCATATACACCGAGTCCTCTTGTTCGGCCAGGAGCCCCTCCTTTAAGTGATGACGTGTCAAGCATAAGCCTACCCGAATAACAAGCAGACAAGTCAAAAACGAGATCAGTTGTCGTTAATGTGCAATCTGGTAAAACAAAAGGATAACTTACAAACTATGCGTTGCTGCATTGGCGCCGCTAGCGCTACAATGTATAAGAGTTCTATGATCTGCTTTTGATTCCATTCTGGACACATGGGCTTTCAAGATCTTCACAGCtgcatgaatgaaataatttatatatacctATTTCAAATAGTATAATCCTACAAAAGTGTAGGTAGCTAGTAACTTACATGACTGATATAAAGGATCAGCAGTTTCATCTGAAGCAAGTAATTTCTAACATGAATAAACAATCCAATTAGACATGGTTTCATTCATCATATATTACATATCCAAAAAAAAAGTAGAAATTTGGACCAGCACAGGTGATGCTCTTGGTGTAAAAGAGAAGGAAGCACCTTAAGATTCTCATAACATGATTCTAGGTCATCATTTaccaaaatatgattgaaaagaCCAGGAGATTTTGCTTCATCAAGCTCTGCTCTGGCATTTCTTAGTCTCTTCTGGACCTGTTCCTCAGTTTCTGTTCCACTGTGTAGTTTGACAAGAGAAGCATTGTGATAGTCTTCCTAGCTTCATTATAAAAGATCTCTGGCAACTGTACGAGTAGAAACATTATAAATTTTTCAAATGAGTTTCTGTACCGTGCACGCAGCCGCTTCTCAAGTTCCTCAAATGATGGAGGAGTAACGAAGATAAATATTGCATCAAGAGAACTTGCCCTTACGGATCTAGCTCCTTGAACATCAATGTCAAGGATGCATCTCTGGAAACACAAAGCCTTCCATACGTTTATATAAAATCAACACCAAACAAATTGTGTAATTGAACTATTGAAGTACCAACATTATATTTGTTTATAGGCATGTATTCATAGAAAACCCGGCAAATTCACAATACCTTTCCAGAGTCTGTAACAACTTCAACTGCTTCAATGCTTGTCCCATAAAGATTTCCATGAACTGATGCGAATTCAAGAAACTTCCCATCTCTTATATCTTTCTCCATAATACTTCGCTCTGTGAAGTGGTAATGAACTCCATCCAATTCCTTCTCTCTTGGTGCTCGAGTTGTGTGACTTACAGAAAACCCATATCTCGATGGAAATTCCTTCATAAGTTTGTTTATCAAAGTACCTTTACCGACTCCAGAAGGACCACTGATCACAATTGGTTTTGGGGCATTGCCAATGACACCCTTACTCCAGGCAACTACCTCAGTTCCAAGTATCTTCTTTTGCTCTTTAACAAAAGGGCTATCCACCTACCAAATTATCCAATGAAAAGGTTACCAACAAAAGCAAAATGGACATATCTGAATTCTTCGAGCATGTGTACATAAACAAAGTTTTGCACCAAAATCATTCCAAACGTATGGCACAATCACATAAACATAAGTAGTCCATGAAGGATGGATACCGACTATCCAAATAATGGTCCATATACCAAACATAGATCGGCACAACATGCTAATTTGTCCATATTGTTGTTGAGAACTTCACCCATCTCATTCACATAACATCATTAAATAGCCTAAGAATGAAAGAAATTATTTCCTTGTATGAAACTAAAGCATGTGGTTAATCGTTAAAGGAATTCTGAAAAGAAGAGATGTTGAATGATAGTATACAACATAAGAGCAACTAAGAAAACTGAAAACCACATTCTAACCTCAAGAAACCAGATGCAACCATCCAACGTAGAATCCATCTTGACAATCAATAGCTGTCCATTCTTCAAAAGAAGAGCTGAGTGGCCTTTCAGTTGGACAGGTTTGATACCCAATACAGTAGGAAACACCCTGCCCGATCCAGTATAAGAATTTATCGACCCAATTTTAGGAATAACCTGAGTGACAAATATTAGAACGAGGATACACATCACACCATGATCTTGTTAGCTTGTCAAAAATTTTGACGTTGATCCATGACTTGCTTCCATCCTCGGATCCTTCAACTACATACTGAACATGGAAGTAAAAGCTATTAGATCTTGCAAGATATATATTACATTAACCATAAAATTGGCAGATTTATAAAAGCCAGAGTAAAGTATTACCATCTTATTACCAACAATGGTAGCCGTCCGGCAGCCTGTGGATTCAGAATCGCAAGCTGCAAGCTCCAAGCTGTTCAGAACATACTCAGGTGCCTCTTCCCCCTGATGATCAATTTCCAAAAGATCAAACATTACTGCACATTTCTTAAAACAAGGCATATTTGAAAACACCAAGAAACCAATCATGCAAGTAGCAAGGCCGTCATAGCAGGAAGATGAAAATGTGAGTACCACAAAGAATTAACTTACCATCAAATCTGTGCTGCTTCTAATGCGATCTTTGCCCCTGGACAAAAAGAAAAGGGAGCGAAGCCAATCATCAACACAGAAACAGATCACACGGACATAACTAGAAAAATTCAAACTCTATTGCCTGAGCCACAAATAGTcaacaaatcaaatatttgaaCAAACAAATTGCAGATTGAACTAACGAAGAACTATTGCTCCTTCAAACTGTATGACAAAAGGCCTAGTTATCGCTGAAAAAACACCTCGGATCAACGAAAACAAAGATCCTATCTTTTCCACACCACGACGGCCGAGTTTCCTCCTTTTCACCAAATCCAGATTAAGAACCGGAAACCAGGCTGAAAATTCCTAAAAACGAAGAGATCTTTTCTGTCCAATGTCAATGTGACCTATTACTGAGAAAACATCCTTCCCCCCCTCCGTATTCCAGAACCAAAAACCCCAGCAAAGACACAGAACCAACAACGAAATGATGTAAAACCTGAATCCGAGGTCAGAACCTACCTTGATCTGTCTGAGGGCTCGGAGATTAATTATTTGCCTaaaggaaacaaaaaataaaggGCAGGAAAAGGGTGTCTCAATACAAAGGACGCTATTGGGTGTCTCGATACAAAGGACCGAAGGCTGGAATGACGAGAAACCGCTCACGAACAGCGAATCTTTTGCTTCTTCCGGTCAATCTCCTTCTTTATACGGACGCTGTTGGGTTTTCTCGAAGAGGAGGCGCTCTctctgtgtctctctctctcatctctctctctctcgaaccaGGGAGAAAGAGGGGAAAAAAACCAAAAGTGAACCGCCTCCTTTGGACGTTAGTGAACCGGAATATGATCGGCCCAGAGAAGACAAAGCCAAGCGCTGATGCAATCCCGACCGTCGGTCTACTTCGTTCTACTTTGGAGTTGGTCTCGTGAACACAAAAATCGTAGCGTGGTAGAATGGACGGTTCAGATTGACGAACGATGACATGAAAGTTCGTGACGTTTGATGCCTCTTCCATAAACAAATACTAAAAAAAGGCTCTCTTCCCAATGCAATGAATTGGAATTTAATCATTGATAAAGAACCGATTTAGAAATAAGTTAAATTTTGGAGAAAGAATGAATCATCATCACCACATCATTATAATGTACTTTTGCTTGAAACGCGTGATTTAGACAAATGATAAGTATTTGGATGGAAATTGGTGCAATGAGCCATCGTTAAGTCTCAAGGTTTTGTACTCACGGAAGGAGGGTCTGTGTATACGATTACGCGAAGGATGTGCTTCTTGATATTATTTGTGAGGACAAGAAGAcgtaatattttaattttgattaactTAGCATTATCAATTACGTACTATCATGGGGACCATGTAAATGATAGTACTGAGCATCCCTATAATATAAGGATTATAAGAACTATAtacctttcttctttctttgataATATTTCGATCTTCCACGCAAGATCAAAATCAAGATACTAATGTGAAACTTCTGGAAACGTATAACAACATACCCAAAAATATATTCATAGAAATAATTG encodes:
- the LOC135581687 gene encoding guanylate kinase 1-like; translated protein: MGEEAPEYVLNSLELAACDSESTGCRTATIVGNKMYVVEGSEDGSKSWINVKIFDKLTRSWVFPTVLGIKPVQLKGHSALLLKNGQLLIVKMDSTLDGCIWFLEVDSPFVKEQKKILGTEVVAWSKGVIGNAPKPIVISGPSGVGKGTLINKLMKEFPSRYGFSVSHTTRAPREKELDGVHYHFTERSIMEKDIRDGKFLEFASVHGNLYGTSIEAVEVVTDSGKRCILDIDVQGARSVRASSLDAIFIFVTPPSFEELEKRLRARGTETEEQVQKRLRNARAELDEAKSPGLFNHILVNDDLESCYENLKKLLASDETADPLYQSSVKILKAHVSRMESKADHRTLIHCSASGANAATHSLLMLDTSSLKGGAPGRTRGLGVYALGSLGDGLNGI